The following proteins come from a genomic window of Verrucomicrobiia bacterium:
- the tnpA gene encoding IS200/IS605 family transposase — protein sequence MPSTHTSFHYHLIFATKNREPFITKEWRDKLHEYLGGTVRGLGGTPQGVGGVSDHVHLLVALKPTHCLSDFMRDLKKSSSLWVTDRSLERQFQWQEGYAAFTVSPTARESVQSYIANQEKHHQTKSFREELVEVLKQAGVEFDEQYLD from the coding sequence ATGCCATCCACCCACACCAGCTTTCATTACCACCTCATCTTCGCCACCAAAAACCGCGAACCTTTCATCACCAAAGAATGGCGCGACAAACTCCATGAATACCTCGGCGGTACTGTTCGTGGCTTGGGTGGAACACCTCAAGGTGTCGGCGGCGTGTCCGATCACGTTCATCTCCTCGTTGCACTCAAACCAACGCATTGTCTCTCCGACTTCATGCGTGACTTGAAGAAATCTTCATCCCTTTGGGTAACTGATAGAAGCCTTGAACGGCAATTCCAATGGCAAGAAGGTTATGCTGCGTTCACTGTGAGTCCTACAGCCCGAGAATCAGTGCAGTCGTATATCGCGAACCAAGAGAAGCATCATCAGACCAAATCGTTTCGAGAAGAATTGGTTGAAGTTTTGAAACAGGCT